A single Fusobacterium perfoetens ATCC 29250 DNA region contains:
- the galE gene encoding UDP-glucose 4-epimerase GalE codes for MAVLVTGGAGYIGSHTVVELLEAGKEVIIVDDLSNSSEKVIDRIEEITGKRPKFYKLNILNKDEFRKVFMENKIDSIIHFAAFKAVGESVAKPLEYYTNNLVNTLTVLNTMREFNVHNFVFSSSATVYGNPHTCPILEDFPLSTTNPYGSTKLMIEDMLRDICKADSTLNVAILRYFNPVGAHESGKIGEEPNGIPNNLMPYITKVAIGKLPVLSVYGNDYPTHDGTGVRDYIHVVDLANGHLKALEKLETKPGLVTYNLGTGKGYSVLDMVKAFSKACGHDIPYKIVERRPGDVPMCYADPTKAKNELGWEAKYDLDRMCADSWRWQSNNPNGYND; via the coding sequence ATGGCAGTTTTAGTAACAGGTGGAGCAGGTTATATTGGAAGTCATACAGTAGTTGAACTTTTAGAAGCTGGAAAAGAAGTTATTATAGTAGATGATTTAAGTAATAGCTCAGAAAAGGTAATTGACAGAATAGAAGAAATTACAGGAAAAAGACCTAAATTTTATAAATTAAATATTCTTAATAAAGATGAATTTAGAAAAGTATTCATGGAAAACAAAATAGATTCTATTATTCACTTTGCAGCTTTCAAGGCTGTCGGAGAATCTGTAGCAAAACCATTAGAGTATTACACTAACAATCTTGTAAATACTCTTACAGTTTTAAATACAATGAGAGAATTTAATGTTCATAACTTTGTATTTAGTTCATCAGCAACAGTTTATGGAAATCCTCATACTTGTCCTATATTAGAAGATTTCCCATTAAGTACAACAAACCCTTATGGAAGCACAAAACTTATGATAGAAGATATGTTAAGAGATATTTGTAAGGCTGATTCTACATTAAATGTAGCAATCTTAAGATACTTTAATCCAGTTGGAGCTCATGAAAGTGGAAAAATTGGAGAAGAACCAAATGGAATTCCTAACAACTTAATGCCTTATATTACAAAAGTTGCTATAGGAAAATTACCTGTTTTAAGTGTATATGGAAATGATTATCCTACTCATGATGGAACAGGAGTTAGAGATTATATTCACGTTGTAGACTTAGCAAATGGACATCTTAAAGCATTAGAAAAATTAGAAACTAAACCTGGACTTGTAACTTATAATTTAGGAACAGGAAAAGGATATAGTGTTTTAGACATGGTTAAAGCATTTAGTAAAGCTTGTGGACACGATATTCCATATAAAATTGTTGAAAGAAGACCTGGAGATGTTCCTATGTGCTATGCTGACCCTACTAAAGCAAAAAATGAACTTGGTTGGGAAGCTAAATATGATTTAGATAGAATGTGTGCTGACTCTTGGAGATGGCAAAGTAATAATCCTAATGGATATAATGACTAA
- a CDS encoding DEAD/DEAH box helicase, translating to MDNLIDEKNIYFMLCSDENGGFIRAIDNQKNKITDFSNYNIKNEHIQNIITILEDVEQDDFFSGWGDEPNNKELYLEDAAEVINNLKNIDTFVDENFNKILWSFEENTLTLKIEEIENNDLILKSQLLLNKKYTDFKVISENLIFRKGIIYVFDNFIDDIHFIQEMNTEIPKDSVEAYLSLANHYIKDLEILYNNYTTEEKKDIEAVPQLSIEKISKDNSLFLKIETFFSTISDSFIKENDLEKVILVNNLEKKLLICDVNYKTFEAVIDEIIKLLLKHQRNFSIRSGYYLDEGNLLIIQEDIAKEFITKDLFQLASKYRIVGSDKLKKYNIKFIKPKLVGKLSSSIDFLEGNLEVEIGNEKFSIMELLSKLKKDSYIVLGDGSSAIINKKYIEKLERVFDNTTSNNVKISFFDLPIIEDLINEKIFEDGHNPQRDFFEGINNISLNKNLPKINATLREYQKYGYHWISYLLENNLGACLADDMGLGKTLQAISVITNLHNKKLSEKTLIIMPKSLIFNWESEINKFSPKLKVGIYYGTNRDLDTFKNYEVILTTYGTIRNDIEILKDIKLDFVILDESQNIKNIYSQANKAIMLLNTRYRLALSGTPIENNLLELYSLFRFLNPTMFGSLDNFNRYYILPIQKDNDKVAMEELKKRIYPFILRRVKKEVLKDLPEKIEKTLFIEMNKEQKKFYEERRSYYYNLVHMNIKTQGINKSQFSILQALNELRQIASCPENKNPNIFSNKKIAVIENAIEAVENNHKVLIFANYLTSINSICNELESRGIKYLSMTGDTKDRHVLVDKFQSDPSYKVFVMTLKTGGVGLNLTAADTIFIYDPWWNKTVENQAIDRAYRLGQDNTVFAYKMILKDTIEEKILTLQKAKSLLIENLISDEGADFKFLSEEDIEFILGS from the coding sequence ATGGATAATTTAATAGACGAAAAAAATATATATTTTATGTTGTGTTCAGATGAAAATGGTGGTTTTATAAGAGCTATTGATAATCAAAAAAATAAAATCACAGATTTTTCTAATTATAATATAAAAAATGAACATATACAAAATATCATCACCATACTAGAAGATGTTGAACAAGATGACTTTTTTTCTGGTTGGGGAGATGAACCTAACAATAAAGAACTTTATTTAGAAGATGCTGCTGAAGTTATTAATAATTTAAAAAATATCGATACTTTTGTAGATGAAAATTTTAATAAAATTCTTTGGAGTTTTGAAGAAAATACTCTAACTTTAAAAATTGAAGAAATAGAAAATAATGATTTAATTTTAAAGTCACAGTTACTGCTTAATAAAAAATATACTGATTTTAAAGTTATAAGTGAAAATCTTATTTTTAGAAAAGGAATTATCTATGTATTTGATAATTTTATAGACGATATTCACTTTATTCAAGAGATGAATACAGAAATTCCAAAAGATTCTGTTGAAGCATATCTATCTCTTGCAAACCATTATATAAAAGATTTAGAAATTTTATATAATAATTATACTACAGAGGAAAAGAAAGATATAGAAGCTGTACCTCAACTTTCTATAGAAAAAATTTCAAAAGATAATAGTTTATTTTTAAAAATAGAAACTTTCTTTTCTACAATAAGTGATTCTTTCATAAAAGAAAATGATTTAGAAAAAGTTATACTTGTTAATAATTTAGAAAAAAAATTACTTATTTGTGATGTTAACTATAAAACTTTTGAAGCTGTAATAGATGAAATTATAAAACTTCTTTTAAAACATCAAAGAAACTTCTCTATCCGTTCTGGATATTACTTAGATGAAGGAAATCTTTTAATTATTCAAGAAGATATTGCAAAGGAATTTATCACAAAAGATTTATTCCAACTAGCTTCAAAATATAGAATAGTTGGTTCTGATAAATTAAAAAAATATAATATTAAATTTATTAAACCAAAATTAGTTGGAAAATTATCAAGTTCTATTGATTTCTTAGAAGGAAATTTAGAAGTAGAAATTGGTAATGAAAAATTCAGTATTATGGAGCTTTTATCCAAGCTTAAAAAAGATTCTTACATAGTTCTTGGTGATGGAAGTAGTGCTATTATCAATAAAAAATATATAGAAAAATTGGAAAGAGTATTTGATAATACTACTTCTAATAATGTAAAAATCTCTTTCTTTGATTTACCTATAATAGAAGATTTAATAAATGAAAAAATATTTGAAGATGGACATAATCCACAAAGAGATTTCTTTGAAGGTATCAACAATATTTCTTTAAATAAAAATCTTCCAAAAATCAACGCAACTTTAAGGGAATATCAAAAATATGGATATCATTGGATATCATATTTATTAGAAAATAATTTAGGTGCTTGTTTAGCTGATGATATGGGACTTGGAAAAACTTTACAAGCAATATCAGTCATAACTAACCTACATAATAAAAAATTAAGTGAAAAAACTCTGATTATAATGCCAAAAAGTCTTATTTTTAACTGGGAAAGTGAAATTAATAAATTCAGTCCTAAATTAAAAGTAGGAATTTATTATGGAACTAATAGAGATTTAGATACATTTAAAAACTATGAAGTAATATTGACTACTTATGGAACTATCAGAAATGATATTGAAATTTTAAAAGATATAAAGCTAGACTTTGTAATTCTTGATGAATCACAAAATATTAAAAATATTTATTCTCAAGCTAATAAAGCTATAATGCTTTTAAATACTAGATATAGACTTGCTCTTTCTGGTACTCCAATAGAAAATAATCTTTTAGAACTTTATTCCCTATTTAGATTTTTAAATCCAACCATGTTTGGTTCTTTGGATAATTTCAACAGATATTATATTCTTCCAATTCAAAAAGATAATGATAAAGTTGCTATGGAAGAGTTAAAGAAAAGAATTTATCCATTTATTTTAAGAAGAGTTAAAAAAGAAGTTCTTAAAGATTTACCAGAAAAAATTGAAAAAACTCTATTTATCGAGATGAATAAAGAACAAAAGAAATTCTATGAAGAGAGAAGAAGTTATTATTATAACTTAGTTCATATGAACATCAAAACACAAGGAATAAATAAAAGTCAATTTAGTATTTTACAAGCTCTTAATGAGTTAAGACAAATTGCAAGTTGTCCTGAAAATAAAAATCCAAATATTTTCTCAAATAAAAAAATTGCTGTTATTGAAAATGCTATTGAAGCTGTTGAAAATAACCACAAAGTTTTAATCTTTGCTAATTATTTAACTTCTATAAATAGTATATGTAACGAATTAGAGAGTAGAGGTATAAAATATTTATCAATGACAGGAGATACTAAAGATAGACATGTTTTAGTTGATAAATTCCAATCAGACCCAAGTTATAAAGTATTTGTTATGACTTTAAAAACAGGTGGTGTTGGACTTAACCTTACAGCAGCAGATACTATATTTATCTATGACCCTTGGTGGAATAAAACAGTAGAAAATCAAGCTATAGATAGAGCCTACAGACTTGGACAAGATAATACAGTATTTGCTTATAAGATGATACTAAAAGATACTATTGAAGAAAAAATATTAACATTACAAAAAGCAAAAAGTCTACTTATAGAAAATTTAATATCTGATGAAGGGGCAGATTTCAAATTCTTAAGTGAAGAAGATATTGAATTTATTTTAGGTAGTTAA
- the uvrB gene encoding excinuclease ABC subunit UvrB produces MFKLHSNFKPTGDQPQAIETLTKRIKEGVKDQVLLGVTGSGKTFTVANVIANVGKPTLILAPNKTLAAQLYSEYKKFFPENAVEYFVSYYDYYQPEAYIKSTDTYIEKDSSVNDDIDRLRNSATAALINRKDVIIVASVSAIYGLGSPETYKKMTIPIDLKTGYDRNKLIEKLINLRYERNDIAFERGKFRIKGDVIDIYPSYMEMGYRLEFFGDDLDEISTINTLTGQKIQKNIQRIVIYPSTHYLTEEEKLEKIIEEIKNDMNVEVQAFKDKGNILEAQRLEQRTNYDIEMIQEIGHCKGIENYSRYLSGKKPGERPDTLIDYFPKDFLIFIDESHIGVPQIGGMYNGDRARKESLVENGFRLKAALDNRPLKFQEFRDISNQTVFISATPGDFEIKESKGNIAEQLIRPTGLLDPEIEIRKTENQVDDLLNEIRERVKKKERVLVTTLTKKMAEELTEYYSTLGVKVKYMHSDIDTLERIEIIRELRYGTIDVIVGINLLREGLDIPEVSLVAILEADKEGFLRSRRSLIQTIGRAARNLNGKAILYGDVITKSMAQAIEETERRRKIQHEYNVFNNIDPKSIIREVSEEILNLDYGLDTEETSKKSPIKKFSSKDEIEKEIEKLLKEIKKCSEELDFETAIIKRDEMNRLKNILLEL; encoded by the coding sequence ATGTTTAAATTACATTCTAATTTTAAACCTACAGGTGACCAACCTCAAGCTATAGAAACTTTAACAAAAAGAATAAAAGAGGGAGTGAAAGACCAAGTATTATTAGGTGTAACAGGTTCTGGTAAAACTTTTACAGTAGCCAATGTTATTGCTAATGTTGGAAAACCTACTCTTATTTTAGCTCCTAATAAAACTTTAGCAGCTCAGCTTTATTCTGAATATAAAAAATTTTTTCCAGAAAATGCTGTAGAGTATTTTGTTTCTTATTATGATTATTATCAACCTGAAGCTTATATAAAATCTACTGATACATATATAGAAAAAGATTCATCTGTAAATGATGATATAGATAGACTTAGAAACTCTGCTACTGCTGCTCTTATAAATAGAAAAGATGTCATAATTGTAGCTTCTGTATCGGCTATTTATGGATTAGGTTCTCCTGAAACTTATAAAAAAATGACTATACCTATTGATTTAAAAACAGGATATGATAGAAATAAACTAATTGAAAAATTAATAAATTTAAGATATGAAAGAAATGATATTGCTTTTGAAAGAGGAAAATTTAGAATAAAAGGTGATGTTATTGATATATATCCATCATATATGGAAATGGGATATAGATTAGAATTTTTTGGTGATGATTTAGATGAGATTTCTACTATAAATACTTTGACAGGACAAAAAATTCAAAAGAATATCCAAAGAATTGTTATATATCCCTCTACTCATTATTTGACAGAAGAGGAAAAACTTGAAAAAATAATTGAAGAAATAAAAAATGATATGAATGTAGAAGTCCAAGCTTTTAAAGATAAAGGAAACATTTTAGAAGCTCAAAGACTAGAGCAAAGAACTAATTATGATATAGAGATGATACAAGAGATTGGACATTGTAAAGGGATTGAAAACTATTCAAGATATTTAAGTGGTAAAAAACCTGGAGAAAGACCAGATACTCTAATCGATTATTTTCCAAAAGATTTTTTAATATTTATAGATGAATCTCATATAGGCGTTCCACAAATTGGTGGAATGTACAATGGAGATAGAGCTAGAAAGGAATCTCTTGTAGAAAATGGATTTAGATTAAAAGCTGCTCTTGATAACAGACCTTTAAAATTTCAAGAGTTTAGAGATATTTCAAATCAGACAGTTTTTATTTCAGCAACTCCTGGAGATTTTGAAATAAAAGAGTCTAAAGGAAATATTGCAGAACAACTTATTAGACCTACGGGACTTCTTGACCCTGAAATTGAAATAAGAAAAACTGAAAATCAAGTTGATGATTTATTGAATGAAATAAGAGAAAGAGTAAAGAAAAAAGAGAGAGTTTTAGTTACAACTCTTACTAAAAAAATGGCTGAGGAGCTTACTGAATATTATTCCACTTTAGGTGTAAAAGTGAAATATATGCACTCAGATATTGATACTCTTGAAAGAATTGAAATAATTCGTGAATTAAGATATGGAACTATTGATGTTATAGTTGGAATAAATCTTTTAAGAGAGGGATTAGATATCCCAGAAGTTTCTCTTGTAGCTATTCTTGAAGCTGATAAAGAGGGATTTTTGAGAAGCCGTCGTTCTCTTATCCAAACCATTGGAAGAGCTGCTAGAAATTTAAATGGAAAAGCTATTCTTTATGGAGATGTTATAACAAAATCTATGGCTCAAGCTATAGAGGAAACTGAAAGAAGAAGAAAAATACAACATGAATATAATGTATTTAATAATATAGACCCAAAATCTATAATTAGAGAGGTTTCTGAAGAAATTTTAAATCTTGATTATGGACTAGATACTGAAGAAACTTCTAAAAAATCTCCAATTAAAAAATTCTCTAGTAAAGATGAGATTGAAAAAGAGATTGAAAAATTATTAAAAGAAATAAAAAAATGTTCTGAAGAGCTTGATTTTGAAACTGCTATAATAAAAAGAGATGAAATGAATAGATTAAAAAATATATTATTGGAGTTATAA
- the xseA gene encoding exodeoxyribonuclease VII large subunit, with translation MKDRIYNVSEFNKIVKEYVDEIPEFHNFFLKGELSGITYYKSGHLYFTLKDRKSQIKCVAFNYKLKRIPEDLKEGDNVTLFGDVGFYEVRGDFQILVRHIEKENSIGELYQKLEELKLRMEEEGYFSPLNKKPLPKYPTTIGIVTSSIGAGLYDIITTARKRMDNINIYVYPAKVQGEGSVEEIIKGIETLDKIPEIDLIIAGRGGGSIEDLWSFNEEKVALAFFNCKKPIISAVGHETDFLLTDLVADVRAATPTQSIEISVPVKKEILSLLDDDKRYLTTLINEKIKKSKLILENKSQSYIFKNFNKKIEKAKEDLFERELFLEKNLKLILERKNQNLKLQIEKLIALNPLNILARGFSIVKSNDKIIKSSKEIEKDDELFIKLYDGSLKATVKEIKK, from the coding sequence ATGAAAGATAGAATCTACAATGTTTCTGAATTTAATAAAATAGTAAAAGAATATGTAGATGAAATTCCTGAATTTCATAATTTTTTTCTAAAAGGTGAGTTATCAGGTATAACTTATTATAAAAGTGGACATCTATATTTCACTTTAAAGGATAGAAAATCTCAAATAAAATGTGTAGCATTTAATTATAAATTAAAAAGAATTCCAGAAGATTTAAAAGAGGGAGATAATGTTACACTTTTTGGAGATGTTGGATTTTATGAAGTTCGTGGAGATTTTCAAATACTTGTTCGGCATATTGAAAAAGAAAATTCTATAGGTGAACTATATCAAAAATTAGAGGAATTAAAATTAAGAATGGAAGAAGAGGGATATTTTTCTCCACTTAATAAAAAACCTCTTCCAAAATATCCTACTACAATAGGAATAGTTACATCTTCTATTGGAGCTGGACTTTATGATATAATAACTACAGCTAGAAAAAGAATGGATAATATAAATATCTATGTGTATCCAGCCAAAGTTCAAGGAGAGGGTTCTGTTGAGGAGATTATAAAAGGGATTGAAACTCTTGATAAAATTCCAGAAATAGATTTAATAATAGCTGGAAGAGGTGGAGGAAGTATCGAAGATTTATGGTCTTTTAATGAAGAAAAAGTTGCTCTTGCCTTTTTTAACTGTAAGAAACCTATTATATCTGCTGTAGGTCATGAAACAGATTTTCTTTTAACTGATTTAGTAGCTGATGTTAGAGCAGCAACTCCTACTCAAAGTATAGAAATCTCTGTTCCTGTAAAAAAAGAAATTTTATCATTACTTGATGATGATAAAAGATATCTTACAACTCTTATAAATGAAAAAATAAAAAAATCAAAATTAATTTTAGAAAATAAAAGTCAATCATATATTTTTAAAAACTTTAATAAAAAAATTGAAAAGGCTAAAGAAGATTTATTTGAAAGAGAATTATTTTTAGAAAAAAATTTAAAATTAATTTTAGAAAGAAAAAATCAAAATTTAAAATTACAAATTGAAAAACTTATAGCATTAAATCCTTTAAATATTCTTGCAAGAGGTTTTTCTATAGTCAAATCTAATGATAAAATAATAAAGTCATCTAAAGAAATAGAAAAAGATGATGAACTTTTTATAAAATTATATGATGGTAGCTTAAAAGCTACTGTAAAGGAGATAAAAAAATAA
- a CDS encoding tetratricopeptide repeat protein has translation MKYFYKILLICILTINTFANTLYPNSSNLLNGKVNIENNNSLKDKKEENVKIALELKYRNKENGNKLTTFRIPIRKKDKDDPRPADIATIEELVNRERVREKAAAMLEYYEEAFRYHLESISNDSKEVYKLGNYYFTHGRYEKARQVFSKNINSIENLFGAAVTNRFLGDYDTAILYYSEVIDMNPNLAEPYLERGLCYRNQEKYREALADLLKYKKMRNTEEAYAALGNLYILKKDYSNARFVLNDGKILYPNSKIINELLIKSHGK, from the coding sequence ATGAAATATTTTTATAAAATTTTATTAATTTGTATTTTAACAATTAATACTTTTGCTAATACTCTTTATCCAAACTCTTCAAATCTTTTAAATGGAAAAGTTAATATAGAGAATAATAATTCATTAAAAGATAAAAAAGAAGAAAATGTTAAAATTGCTCTTGAACTTAAGTATCGAAATAAAGAAAATGGAAATAAACTTACAACATTTAGAATTCCTATAAGAAAAAAAGATAAGGATGACCCAAGACCAGCTGATATTGCTACTATCGAAGAGTTAGTAAATAGAGAAAGAGTTAGAGAAAAAGCTGCTGCTATGCTTGAATATTATGAAGAAGCTTTTCGTTATCATCTTGAGTCTATCAGTAATGATTCTAAAGAAGTATATAAATTAGGAAATTATTATTTTACTCATGGAAGATATGAAAAAGCAAGACAAGTTTTTAGTAAAAATATAAATAGTATCGAAAATCTTTTTGGAGCTGCTGTTACAAATAGATTCTTAGGTGATTATGATACAGCTATTTTATATTATAGTGAGGTCATTGATATGAATCCAAACTTAGCTGAACCTTATCTTGAAAGAGGGCTATGCTATAGAAATCAAGAAAAATATAGAGAAGCTTTAGCTGATTTATTAAAATACAAAAAAATGAGAAATACAGAAGAAGCTTATGCTGCTTTAGGAAATCTTTATATTTTGAAAAAAGATTATTCTAATGCTAGATTTGTTTTAAATGATGGAAAGATATTATATCCTAATTCAAAAATTATAAATGAACTTTTAATAAAATCTCATGGTAAATAA
- the dprA gene encoding DNA-processing protein DprA: MEWYRLRIIGLKDSIIAKLMLHFEKYNDIFLLDKELLKLYFKFDDETISLIYQSKKTNLEKELTFFKEKNINIISLKDKNYPINLKNISHPPLFLYYKGDISIANEKTIGIVGTRRPTTYGKRVCEKITTDLVKSQVTIVSGLALGIDAISHKTTLENNGKTIAVVGSGLDIIYPRENKRYWEEIGEKGLLISEFPLGTEPLSYNFPMRNRIIVGLSKGIVVVESKEKGGSLITASLALEEGRDVFAIPGDIYSPVSTGTNNLIKNSEAKLITSSEDILKEFNWPIKESNKINLNLSEDELKIYNILEKEKSLDELIIITGIKAKILLAILMEMEINGYILSISGGKYIRKIK, from the coding sequence ATGGAATGGTATAGATTAAGGATTATTGGACTTAAAGATAGTATTATAGCTAAACTTATGCTTCATTTTGAAAAATATAATGATATTTTTTTGTTAGATAAAGAACTATTAAAATTATATTTTAAATTTGATGATGAAACAATTTCCTTGATATATCAGTCTAAAAAAACAAATTTAGAAAAAGAATTGACTTTTTTTAAAGAAAAGAATATAAATATTATATCTTTGAAAGATAAAAATTATCCAATAAATTTAAAAAATATTTCTCATCCACCTTTATTCCTATATTATAAAGGGGATATTTCTATTGCAAATGAAAAAACTATTGGAATTGTAGGGACTAGACGACCAACTACTTATGGAAAAAGAGTTTGTGAAAAAATAACAACTGATTTAGTAAAATCTCAAGTTACTATTGTAAGTGGATTGGCATTAGGAATTGATGCAATCTCTCATAAAACCACTCTTGAAAATAATGGAAAAACTATTGCAGTTGTTGGTTCTGGATTAGATATAATTTATCCTAGAGAAAATAAAAGATATTGGGAAGAAATTGGAGAAAAAGGACTTTTAATATCTGAATTTCCTTTAGGTACTGAACCTTTATCATATAATTTTCCAATGAGAAACAGAATAATTGTAGGTTTATCTAAAGGAATAGTTGTAGTAGAAAGTAAAGAAAAAGGAGGAAGCCTTATAACAGCTTCATTAGCTTTAGAAGAAGGTAGAGATGTCTTTGCTATACCTGGAGATATTTATTCACCTGTTTCTACAGGAACAAATAATTTAATAAAAAATTCTGAAGCTAAACTTATTACATCTAGTGAAGATATACTAAAAGAATTTAATTGGCCTATAAAGGAATCTAATAAAATAAATCTAAATTTATCAGAAGATGAACTTAAAATATACAATATTTTAGAAAAGGAAAAATCACTAGATGAATTAATAATAATTACAGGAATAAAAGCTAAAATTCTATTAGCTATATTAATGGAAATGGAAATAAATGGATACATTCTAAGTATTAGTGGAGGAAAATATATTAGAAAAATAAAATAA